Proteins encoded by one window of Babylonia areolata isolate BAREFJ2019XMU chromosome 8, ASM4173473v1, whole genome shotgun sequence:
- the LOC143284626 gene encoding uncharacterized protein LOC143284626: MLTLLSALLLLCGEQEGDQSGVCDTQDRDGGGGGESFEDKLNEIMENVMHSKMMEELKALPSEVMEELKNLPGELRESLLLHVERRSLVVAGVVVAVVAALLLLGCVWIHWCHTEHGEYRYIPISQVEEFLRYQNLASSTSSSHHHHGHRHRHKHHGQHHSSHGHRGKDRSDSSQLTHRRTDHNHIANGGQ; encoded by the exons aTGCTGACGCTGCTATCtgccctgctgctgctgtgtggggAACAG GAGGGGGATCAGAGCGGTGTGTGTGACACCCAGGACAGGGATGGCGGTGGCGGGGGTGAGTCGTTTGAGGACAAACTGAACGAGATCATGGAGAACGTGATGCACTCCAAGATGATGGAGGAGCTGAAGGCCCTGCCCAGTGAGGTCATGGAGGAACTCAAGAACCTGCCTGGCG AGCTGCGGGAGTCCCTGTTGCTTCACGTGGAGCGGCGCAGtctggtggtggcgggggtggtggtggcggtggtggctgcactgctgctgctgggcTGTGTGTGGATCCACTGGTGTCACACCGAGCACGGCGAGTACCGCTACATCCCCATCTCCCAGGTGGAGGAGTTCCTCCGCTACCAGAACcttgcctcctccacctcctcctcccaccaccaccatggccaccgccaccgccacaaACACCATGGCCAGCATCACTCGTCCCATGGGCACCGAGGCAAGGACAGGTCTGACAGCAGCCAGCTGACCCATCGCAGGACGGACCACAACCATATAGCCAACGGTGGACAGTGA